TGACGTGAACTTCGCCTTCGGTAGCGGTCTCGAAAAGATCAAGAACGACTCCCCGGTGAAGGCCAAGCGCCTCTACTTGCTCAAGCGCCGCGCCGAAATGGGCGGTGACGATATCGTGAACGCCCAGCCGCACCGCATCTCTGACGGTGTGAGCGCCGGTGAAATCGCCGTGACCCTCAAGTTCGGCGGCATCGGTCCCAAGAAGTTCTCCGCTGTCACGGCCGCCAACGTCGGCAAGCAGATGGCCATCGTTCTTGACAACCAGGTCATCAGCGCCCCGCGCATCAACGAACGCATCCCGAACGGCGACGCCCAGATTACCGGTCTCGACGACATGGCCGAAGCCAACCGCCTCGCTGTCGTGCTCCGCGCCGGTGCCCTCAAGGCCCCGATGAAGATTATCGAAAGCCGTACCGTCGGTGCCACCCTCGGTGAAGAAAACATCGTCCAGGGCTTCGGTTCCGGTGCCATCGGTCTTATCCTCTGCTTGGTGTTCATGGTGGCCTACTACCGTCTCGGTGGTTTCATCGCGAGCATCGGTATGTTCATCAACACCCTCGTGACCGCCGCCGTGATGTCCGTGTTCAACGCGACCCTCACGCTCCCCGGTATCGCGGGCTTCATCCTCGTCGTGGGTATGTCGCTCGACGCGAACGTGATTATTTACGAACGTATCCGTGAAGAACTCAAGGCAGGCCTCACCGCTCGTGCAGCCGTCGCCAAGGGTTACGAACGCGCATTCGGCGCCATCTTGGACTCCAACTTGACGACCGTTCTCACTGGCCTTATCCTTTACAAGATCGGTACCGGTTCCGTGAAGGGTTTCGGTCTTACGCTTACTATCGGTATTCTCACTTCTCTCTTCTGCGCCATCACGCTCACCCGCGCCATCCTCGACTGGAAGCTCGCCAAGCGTGACGCCACGACGCTCTCTATCGGTAACGGTTTCAAGGCCATCAACGAAGCGAACCTCCCGATCATCCCGAACCGTCGCAAGTTCGGCATCATCTCGCTCGTTCTCATCGTGGCAAGCCTCGCCTGCATCGTCGTGAAGGGATTCGACTTCAGCATCGACTTCACTGGTGGTCAGGTTTACACCATCCAGTACCAGGACGACGCCAAGCACGAAAAGGACCTGAGCAAGGCACTCTCCGCTGCCGGCATTACGGGCACGAAGGTCCGCTCTCTCGGCGGTACTTCTGCCAACTCCTACCAGGTTAGCATGCGCGCTTCCGAAGACGCCCAGTTCGAAGTCAAGATGGCAGACGCCTTCAAGAAGGCCGGTCAGGAATGCGTCATCGTGGCCAAGGACAACGTCGGTCCGACCATCGGTAAGGAACTCCGCTTCAACGCGATCCTTTCCGTGATCCTCGCCTGGATCGGCATCCTGCTCTACGTGTGGTTCCGCTTCGGTAAGTTCGGTCTCGGCTTCGGTGTTGCCGCAGTGCTCGGCCTCGTGCACGATACCATCATCACGCTCGGCTTCATCTCCGCCTTCAGCCTCTCCTTCGACGGCGCCCTGATTGCCTCGCTCCTCACGATGATCGGTTACTCCGTGAACGACACCATCGTTAACTTCGACCGCATCCGTGAAAACACCCAGGTGTTCGGTTCCGCGAACTTCGGCGAGACCATCAACAAGTCCATGAACCAGTGCTTCAGCCGTACGGTGGTCACCTCTCTCACGACCTTGTTCGTGTGTGTGATCCTCGCCGTGAAGGGCGGTTCCTCCATCCGCGACTTCGGTCTCGTGCAGTGCTTCGGTATCCTCATCGGTACCTACTCCTCCGTGTGCATCTGCTCGCCGATCGTTCTCTGGTGGTCCAACCACTTCAAGAAGGGCGTGTAATAGCGACCAATCAATAGATTTCAAGAAGCCTCGGCATTGCGCCGGGGCTTTTTTGTATATATATTCCTAGTAAGGAGAATTCAGCATGAAACCCAGTTGGAAAGCTATCGCGATTCCCGCAATCGCTTTTTTTGCGGGCTGTAGCAACGTCGACACGATTGCGCAACTGCCCGACGACGATACCGCTGATTCAACCGAGAGTTCCTCATCGAACGCGCAGGCCGTCGACAAGTCTTCTGATTCAAAAGAATCATCTAGCGCACTGACCTGTTCGTCAAGCCAGCTGGAAAGTTCATCGAGCGTGCCCGCAAGTTCGTCAAGCACCCCTGCAAGCTCATCGAGCATGCCTGCAAGTTCATCGTTCGAAGAAAAGCCCGTCAGCAGTTCCTCCGCTGCACTCGACTGTTCTTCCGACACGTCCTGGCGGTGGTGCGTTCCGAAGGAAAGATACTTCAATCAAAATCTAGAGTACGGTACCCTAACCGACAATCGCGACGGCCGCACCTACAAGACCATTCTGATAAACGGCCTCACCTGGATGGCCGAAAATTTGAACTACGGCGACAGCGTCGCGACAAGCAGCCTGAAAGGAAACAGCTGGTGTTACAACGACAATCCGGCGCATTGCGAGGTGACGGGGCGCTTGTACACCTGGGCTGCGGCACTCGCAGCTTGCCCCTCAGGCTGGCACTTGCCAACAATAAGCGAGCTGGAATATCTCAATCCCGCAATTACGGGAAAAGAGGATTTAATCAAGTCCGCAATCGGATGGTACAAAGACGATTATGCCAACCGCAACGGAAACAACGCTTTAGGCTTTTCCGCACTACCCGCTGGTATTAGAACCGCCCAATCGGGAGAGTTCGCGCATGTCGGCGACCATACCGCCTACTGGAGCTCAACCATAGGCAAAGACGGCAAATCCTACTCTACGATGTTCATGAACGGCAACCCCTATCAAAATGTTTACCCCAAAGAGGACCGGAACACCGGAATCTCTGTCCGCTGCGTCATGGATATAGACAAGACGCTCCCCGGCTGGAGTTGGGATGTGCCGAAAGAAGCGCGATTCAATCCGAATGTCGCCTACGGCAGCATGACCGACGAACGAGACAACAAGGTCTACAGGACCGTCAAAATCGGCAACCGGACATGGATGGCCGAAAACCTGAACTATGCGGACAGCGTCAAGACCCCAAGCCTGAAAGGCAGAAGCTGGTGCCACGACAATATTCCGGCCCGTTGCGATATAGCGGGACGCCTGTATTCCTGGACGGCCGCCGTCGACTCCGTAGCACTCCCGACAAATCATCAGGAATGCGAAGAAAACACGGACTGCTATTTACCGGAAAAGTGGCAAGGCATTTGTCCCAACGGCTGGCACCTGCCCGACTCAACAGAAATGCTAGAACTGATCGCAGAAGCGGGAGGACCATTGTTGGCAGGAAGGAAACTCAAAGCGACAAACGGTTGGAATGGGCATACCCTCCGCTCGCAAATTTGGGACGTAAATGACTCATTCTACGTCTACGGCAACGGAACGGATGACTTCGGCTTTTCCATATTGCCAATCGAAGAAGCAAACAACCGACAGCATGCCGACGGCTCTATCAACACGTCATTTTATGATTATGGTTCCTCGGCAAGTTTCTGGTTTAACGGCACGTGTCACAATGAATGGTGCAACATCATGAGATTGTACTCAACAGATGATATATCTAACCCTACAAAAACATCATCCAAAAAAATAATCGGCAGGTCCGTTCGCTGCGTCAAGGACTAATTTTGGTGGTCCAGCCCCTTCAACATTTTCCCCGACTTCGGTCGGGGATTTTTTTTGCGTATTCCAGGAATACCCGAGGCGTATTCCAAATTGATGATTTTTTAGCACTTTCTGTAAAAATGGTAAAATTCGCATAAAATCGCAATTTATGTACACTTTTCGACATAGGGGAGTATATATTTGTCTTGTGAAGGACATCATTGAATATACGGATTACCGCAAGTTCATCCAGGATTACTACGACGAGCGCAAGCGTTGCTCGGCATTTTCCTGGCGCGAGTTTGCGCAGGCCGCAGGCTTCTCGTCGCCTGTCTACTTGAAGTATATTTGCGATGGAAAGAAAAACCTCAGTATCGGGGCGGCCGGCTCGGTGGCTAACGCCATGGGCCTTGCCGGTTTCGAAAACTCATATTTCGTCTTGATGGTCTCGTACGCCCATGCGAAGGGGGACGCCGCGAAGCGTGCCGCCTTCGAGGAACGATGCGCACTGGCGCGCGCACACAAGGTGCATATGCTCGGGGGCGACGAGTTCGATTACTTTAAATCGTGGAAGAATCCGGTATTGCGCGAACTGGCTCCGCATATGCCCGGAGCAAAGCCCCTCGAAATGGCGAGAGCCTGCGAACCGGCGATTACCGCGGCCGAGGTCTCCGAGACGCTCAATTTATTGGTGAAGCTGGGACTCCTGAAAAGAGACAAGAACGGCAATTACCGGCAGACGGAAAAGTCCGTCTCGATGAGCCGAGTAGACGCCGTTTCCATGGTCGCCAGCGATATGCAGCGCCAGATGGGCGAACTTGCGATAAAGGCTTTAAATTTGCCGCTTTCGGAACGCAGCATGTCGGGGACTGTCCTTGGCCTTACGCGCAAGTCCTATGAACAGATAAAAAAGGAAATCGTCAGTTTTCGCCGCCGTGTCGCAGCAATCGCGACACAAGACGACAAAACGGAACGGGTGTACCGCCTGAACGTGCAACTGTTCCCGATGAGCAAAGCATTGAACGAAAAATTTAAAGATGAGGGGACAAAATGAAAAATAGTTTGCTTAAAACCATCAAGAAAGGTCTGAATTCAGTCTTGTCACTAGCTTTCATTTCGATTGCCGTGACGGCGTGTTTCGACGGCTATGCAGGAGGCTCTTCGGACGATGAGGGCATTATCGCCATCTCCAACAAGTCGGTGGCGGGTGTTTCGCAAAAGGGGCCCTTCATGAAGGGGTCTACGGTGACCGTACAGGAACTGGCCGGAAAAACGCTCACGCAGACCGGCAAGAGTTTCAAGGGCACCATCAAAAGCAACAAGGGTGACTTTGTAATCAACAACATCAATCTAAAATCGCAGTATGCAATTCTCGAGGCTACAGGGTATTACCGTAGTGAAACCGGCT
Above is a window of Fibrobacter sp. DNA encoding:
- the secD gene encoding protein translocase subunit SecD — encoded protein: MNKHKFGMREFFILLVIALSAYTVWPSIQVHTKKGEEQKAFLKENPKLATRSINFGLDLAGGTSITLQIDPSGLKEDDDIKDIQAQSLEIIRNRVDQFGLSEPQISPSGDDRILVELAGVDDSTAKSLVGSTAKLEFKILAESEKFNTTLTLIDQYLTRQTTDVTAGDSAATDSAAVKDSTVAAADTAKQLSDEELLSGNVATAEAPKAEDSAKTEETEAAPASAVGKALSAYYMNVGNGGFIAEEDIEKVKKLLELDGVKKLIPRDVNFAFGSGLEKIKNDSPVKAKRLYLLKRRAEMGGDDIVNAQPHRISDGVSAGEIAVTLKFGGIGPKKFSAVTAANVGKQMAIVLDNQVISAPRINERIPNGDAQITGLDDMAEANRLAVVLRAGALKAPMKIIESRTVGATLGEENIVQGFGSGAIGLILCLVFMVAYYRLGGFIASIGMFINTLVTAAVMSVFNATLTLPGIAGFILVVGMSLDANVIIYERIREELKAGLTARAAVAKGYERAFGAILDSNLTTVLTGLILYKIGTGSVKGFGLTLTIGILTSLFCAITLTRAILDWKLAKRDATTLSIGNGFKAINEANLPIIPNRRKFGIISLVLIVASLACIVVKGFDFSIDFTGGQVYTIQYQDDAKHEKDLSKALSAAGITGTKVRSLGGTSANSYQVSMRASEDAQFEVKMADAFKKAGQECVIVAKDNVGPTIGKELRFNAILSVILAWIGILLYVWFRFGKFGLGFGVAAVLGLVHDTIITLGFISAFSLSFDGALIASLLTMIGYSVNDTIVNFDRIRENTQVFGSANFGETINKSMNQCFSRTVVTSLTTLFVCVILAVKGGSSIRDFGLVQCFGILIGTYSSVCICSPIVLWWSNHFKKGV
- a CDS encoding FISUMP domain-containing protein, which gives rise to MKPSWKAIAIPAIAFFAGCSNVDTIAQLPDDDTADSTESSSSNAQAVDKSSDSKESSSALTCSSSQLESSSSVPASSSSTPASSSSMPASSSFEEKPVSSSSAALDCSSDTSWRWCVPKERYFNQNLEYGTLTDNRDGRTYKTILINGLTWMAENLNYGDSVATSSLKGNSWCYNDNPAHCEVTGRLYTWAAALAACPSGWHLPTISELEYLNPAITGKEDLIKSAIGWYKDDYANRNGNNALGFSALPAGIRTAQSGEFAHVGDHTAYWSSTIGKDGKSYSTMFMNGNPYQNVYPKEDRNTGISVRCVMDIDKTLPGWSWDVPKEARFNPNVAYGSMTDERDNKVYRTVKIGNRTWMAENLNYADSVKTPSLKGRSWCHDNIPARCDIAGRLYSWTAAVDSVALPTNHQECEENTDCYLPEKWQGICPNGWHLPDSTEMLELIAEAGGPLLAGRKLKATNGWNGHTLRSQIWDVNDSFYVYGNGTDDFGFSILPIEEANNRQHADGSINTSFYDYGSSASFWFNGTCHNEWCNIMRLYSTDDISNPTKTSSKKIIGRSVRCVKD
- a CDS encoding TIGR02147 family protein; translated protein: MKDIIEYTDYRKFIQDYYDERKRCSAFSWREFAQAAGFSSPVYLKYICDGKKNLSIGAAGSVANAMGLAGFENSYFVLMVSYAHAKGDAAKRAAFEERCALARAHKVHMLGGDEFDYFKSWKNPVLRELAPHMPGAKPLEMARACEPAITAAEVSETLNLLVKLGLLKRDKNGNYRQTEKSVSMSRVDAVSMVASDMQRQMGELAIKALNLPLSERSMSGTVLGLTRKSYEQIKKEIVSFRRRVAAIATQDDKTERVYRLNVQLFPMSKALNEKFKDEGTK